A segment of the Salminus brasiliensis chromosome 1, fSalBra1.hap2, whole genome shotgun sequence genome:
ATTTCCTTCTGCCAAAAAGTTCAATAGTTCAGTGGTGTGATAGTGtttgtgggggaaaaaatatgCTGTTATGGTGAAATAACTGTAAGTAACTGTTAGATATACTGTGACACATTGCGTTTTTTATCCAATTTAAGTATAAAACACATCATTCTATGCACATCCCATAAAatgtgagtaaaagaaaagtcaGCTTTAATGCGATCAGAGCAGTGGGATTTGAAGATAGAGTgaaacactgctatctagtgatcagggtttaaacacaacactaaataaaccactgtaaattattaattaaaaatcaattcTGTCTTTCAGAATCTATACAGTATTTCCCAGTGTAATATCACAACACTTCAATATATCAATActttcttacacccctaatatCTACTACAATTAAATTGACATTTTGTTTCCTACACTTAACATGCTCCAAACATGCTAGTGATTAGTACAGGGCCCCAGTGTGCCTTAATGCAGACCTCTAACACTAGATAGAGAAACAGAATGGTAATTATTGAAATGATCAGAATTGTGAAAATATTTATCATAATGATCTAACTGATCACTTTCGTTTCCATTTTAACAAGAAGACCCATTTACTGCTAACCTTGTAAGTTCCTGATAAGAAGGAGACTGAGGTGATGTGCGTAGGACCTGTGACCGTACCTTGAAGGAGGCAGACAGAAAGGTGTAGAGCTGACTGAAGGTAGGTTTGTACAGAAGGTACTTGTGCGGGTTCTCCCGCTTAGCTGGCTTTTCACTGGGTTCCTGCAAGAAAGATGGAAAAGACAAAAACCTAAGAAACCAAAAGAGGTAGAAAGTGATGCAtgggaaaaaagaggaaaaaagaacaCTCAACAGtaagagagacagggagggtGTAAGAGTCTTCTCTTACAAGTGTCCCTGGCTTGGTGGTGGTTTGCGTGGCCAGGTTCACAGGTTCCCTCTCAAGGGCCTGAAGCATGCGGAACATATCGATGGTCAGCTCGCTGAATTTCACCTGAGCgatgagacacagagagaggggtTAAACGTCACAGCTACAGAAGATGATTATGCAGCTTTAATGCTATATTGTGGTCATCCTAGTACAGGTGTCCTTCACAGAGACCAGCATACCTACTGCTTATTTGCTTAACATATTAGAGTAAAGTAATACATGCACAAAAAAGTAATGAACAAAAgaaactatataaaatataaaataataataaatataatattatgagAGTACTTTGCTATTCTGAATGCTCTGAATGTTTTTTATCTGTGTGATGTACCTGACTGTTGCAATTGCCAACGATTAGGGCATCTGCCAAGGTGAGCTGGCCAACAACCATGCCCGGTTCTAACTGGGGCACACCCCCCTCCTGCAGCCGATTGGACTTTACCACCACAGTGTTGTCATCATTCAGGATCATAACAGGATCTGCCTGAGGAACCACACAAAATCTCAGTGAGGGATCAAACATTCAAACACCTAATACAGAATAATCTGGACTTCATTTAGATGTAGTGCTTATTAAGTGTTATTAATTATACATAAACCTCACCTCTACGAAAGCGGCTACCTCTTGCAGCACCAGGTTCCACTCTAACTGGTCTTCTGTATTGAAGCGCTGGGTGTAGTCCTCAATCTCTTCAGAAAGCTCCTGAACAAAAACCAATCGTCCCATAGTTCACATTGGGCTTAATGAGCATCAGGGCACCTGTTCACATTCCATGACTTAACTTCCAGTGTCTCACGATCATGTACTTACCTTGACCAGAACTTTGACGAGGTCCATCTTGTTGAGCAGCAAACAAACCACAATAAATCGAGCATAGTACCTCAGCTTCTTCACTACCAATTCAGGCCTGGACAGAAgcaaagtgtgtgagagagaggagtaGGAGAAGGGCAGAGGACACAAGCAAACAAAGCAAGAAACAAACAGCAGAAAGAGACAAAAGAGCACACAGTCTCAATCCTCTCAAATTTGCTCATTCCTGTTGACCAATATGACAAGCTTTTCACCTGTCTTCCTTGTTGACCTGGTAGTAATACGATCGCTGGCGGATGGCCGAGTAGAAGGAAAAGGCTTCATTTAAGTAACTGGTTTCCGAAGTACGGAGGCTAAAAAAGGAGCATAAGGAGGGAAATAAATAGCATCAGAACATACTGCCCAAATTATAAAGCCAACGGCATTTTGGTAAAACTAGGCTTactagtagtggtagtagagcTGGCCGATTTTGGACGCCACCTCTCCAATCTGCCACCTCTTGAGGCCATATCGGTTGTCCAGCACCTGCCTGTTCTCCCAGTAAGggcatacacaaacaaacacagatcaGCCTCTGAGAATGCGTTTATTACACTCCAGAAATGCTGGGCTCAGCCTATTGGGACTGTTTGCCGAGTTAACTGGTACACAGTGCACAGTATTTCACAGTttattcttcttatttttaataCAGTCACTGTCACTGTTTTACAGTACCGTCACTGTTTTATTGAACAAATGCTTTACTAcagtttttttatctttactaTCAGTTTTAGCTTTTGAtagtaatttaaaataaaataaaaagctacACATGAGGTTAATGGTTCTTTTCGATATAGATGAATTTGTTGATCATTCTGAAATTGGTGGGAATCTCACAGTATGATATCCATCAATTTTCATACCATTGTATACACAAAACCGGTATACTGCTGCAACCCTAGTCATGAAGTAAAAATGTACGAGAGTAAGCAAGAGAAGCTAgcacaaacaaaataaacctggcctattaaaaaaaataaaaaacatttaaacaataaaTTTTACATACAATACATGCAATACATTAATGCAAAATTAATGTTTATAAAGAAGAATGTAGCTCTGACTGAAATGACACCCCATTTACGTTTTAAGGCACCATTATGTACGTCGGCCAAATTTTTGTGTCCGAATTGTGAAGTAAAAGCGTGGTTTTGAGAGCACTACAaactcccacaatgcactcagAATTTATAGTAAACATCATAGCCCACTACATCAGCTGAATGTGGACCAAAATGCATTGCGAGTGGAACAAACTGGAGCCAACAATGTTTGCACATATAAGCAAGTGGTCGTTACAAGCCACTGAATGCTGTGAATTTATCATATTTTCACATGTCGTTCGTTAATGGGAGGCTTCTAAGCAACACAACAGCCAAAGATTATTCCATTGCTTTACTAATCCAGAAttcagcgtgtgtgtgagttttaaacacagctCAGCCACTCAAATGTCTGTGTATGCGACCTGTGCTGGTGCATGGTGATGATTATAAGCAAGTGTCTGAATTCACTTGCGTTTCTACCTCTAAATACTCTCTCCGTATATAGTGCAATACTAATGAGGGAGTAAGGATCTATTAAGGTCAGCCTGGAACTCCCTATTGCGTTGTTATTTTCAGTTAAAGTGATCAGAGCTGTCATAAGAAACCCTTGTACCTCTGAAGTGGTAACTAGGAGAAGGAACAGACTTGATAATGCAACAAGATTTTATTGTGAGTAGCAAAACATTGTTACAGGAATCTTGTTAAATCTATATTGGtttattataaaatgttttgttgtttttttacagcaacAACTTAATTGTATTCTCAAGACTGACCTGTGCTGCTGTTGAAACTTCCATAGCTTTGTGTAGACGTCAAAGGTACGGCCAAAATAAGACTGCCACTGCTTGTGTCCATACTGAGGGAGATCTCTAtagaggaaaaaagagaaagaaaaggaaatatGTCTGTATTAGTTTACCAGTTATTTGTTTACCATCATAATCCTTAGAACGTCTTCTTACTTATGAATTATCTACTACTCATTATTAAAAATTACATTGTTTTTATAAAATTCCTTGTCACCAAAGCTGTTTCCAATAACTTTCCTATTTTACCAAAACATTATTTGCTcatttttgtattcatttatttaaatgtccTTTACATTAACTTATGTCATATatacatttctttatttctttatttatttttggcttttgtgtctTCTTTTTCTCAGCTTGTTATAGAAGGCGCCTCCTGCCCCTCACTACTtcacataaaaataaacagtggCATAGGAGAGCACTAGAGCAAATAAATGGGTGCCACATGAAATATACTtctgtcatttttattattcatattttcagGTCAGTAAAGAGAAGGACAGATAAAGTGAGTGGGAGTAAATGGGAGGGGGGGCGAGCGTGAGAGAGATAGGGGCAAAGGGGAGAGAaaaatatagacagacagagaagggGGGTAagggaggagagaagaagagtgtTGGAGGT
Coding sequences within it:
- the scai gene encoding protein SCAI isoform X1; amino-acid sequence: MTGVGAEDDIPLGERKTVTDFCYLLDKSKQLFNGLRDLPQYGHKQWQSYFGRTFDVYTKLWKFQQQHRQVLDNRYGLKRWQIGEVASKIGQLYYHYYLRTSETSYLNEAFSFYSAIRQRSYYYQVNKEDRPELVVKKLRYYARFIVVCLLLNKMDLVKVLVKELSEEIEDYTQRFNTEDQLEWNLVLQEVAAFVEADPVMILNDDNTVVVKSNRLQEGGVPQLEPGMVVGQLTLADALIVGNCNSQVKFSELTIDMFRMLQALEREPVNLATQTTTKPGTLVREDSYTLPVSLTEPSEKPAKRENPHKYLLYKPTFSQLYTFLSASFKELPANSVLLVYLSATGVFPSGRLEYEGPYDVGGVLTNTNRDVVNGETVQKRNQAQKEMHCLHPGDLYPFTRKPLFVIVDSSNSTAYKNFSNLFGQPLVCLLSPTVYPKSMQDQSQRGSLFTLFLYNPLMGFLSICGLTSMRQGLWEKAQEFLRKVSNDIGQMLTSSRAIDQAFLQFYGDEFLRLLMIRFVFCCATLRLHKLFREARSFPESYPQLPKQEMVENSLLQKNILELAAMLDVQNLFSDGMLDNY